A genomic window from Flintibacter sp. KGMB00164 includes:
- a CDS encoding transporter substrate-binding domain-containing protein, with translation MKKNVLALSLALALGLGLTACSSSNGGSASNSGSNTDTSGSQSSTSGSNTGAEKLVLGTSADYPPFEFHVLQDGEDKIVGIDVFLAQQIAEDMGAELEISDMDFDMLLNLMNKGDVDMVIAAMELKDDRAAAADYSDPYYTDEAPLIVVRKADLDQYKTLEDFSGKTVGAQTGTTKADIVLGTDPEKPHMTDVQDLLLPKVTDLIAQLQFEKCDAVVLDAAVAQKYVASNDELAIVESIDLGEAAEPYRVWVAKGDPKGLLPSINETIAKVTAEGGAMTDFIEQANDLVSQAQ, from the coding sequence GGTCTTGGGCTGACCGCTTGTTCCAGCAGCAACGGCGGTTCCGCTTCTAATTCTGGCTCCAACACCGATACCTCCGGCTCCCAGAGCAGCACCAGCGGCTCCAACACCGGCGCTGAGAAGCTGGTCCTGGGCACCTCCGCTGACTATCCTCCCTTCGAGTTCCACGTCCTTCAGGACGGCGAGGACAAGATCGTGGGCATCGACGTGTTCCTGGCCCAGCAGATCGCCGAGGATATGGGCGCTGAGCTGGAGATCAGCGACATGGACTTTGACATGCTGCTCAACCTGATGAACAAGGGTGATGTGGACATGGTCATCGCCGCCATGGAGCTCAAGGATGACCGTGCTGCCGCCGCCGACTACTCCGACCCCTACTACACCGATGAGGCTCCCCTCATTGTTGTGAGAAAGGCTGACCTGGATCAGTACAAGACCCTGGAGGACTTCTCCGGCAAGACCGTGGGCGCCCAGACCGGCACCACCAAGGCTGACATCGTCCTGGGCACCGATCCCGAGAAGCCCCACATGACCGATGTGCAGGACCTGCTGCTGCCCAAGGTCACCGATCTGATTGCTCAGCTCCAGTTTGAGAAGTGCGACGCCGTGGTTCTGGACGCCGCTGTGGCTCAGAAGTACGTTGCCTCCAACGACGAGCTGGCCATCGTCGAGAGCATCGACCTGGGTGAGGCTGCTGAGCCCTACCGTGTGTGGGTTGCCAAGGGCGATCCCAAGGGTCTGCTGCCCTCCATCAATGAGACCATCGCCAAGGTGACTGCCGAGGGCGGCGCTATGACCGACTTCATCGAGCAGGCCAACGATCTGGTTTCTCAGGCTCAGTAA